One window from the genome of Pseudonocardia hierapolitana encodes:
- a CDS encoding cupin domain-containing protein, giving the protein MPALPAGVELFRLRDGDEIELVTASGVRRLDEDGGLLRFIDDGQRAHYLIGDADSGPERPSHATVKFGIVAPHSAFRPHVHGAEHVVLSLGYGSCTLVERGRVVELALPPGHCVRIPAMVPHAFGNRAGRPLVIVAANTGLGLADANYAVDANEATARGWDHVAAELRLLNGVGPAGLSGRERLAAGLRRVARLLEPVGPR; this is encoded by the coding sequence GTGCCGGCATTGCCTGCGGGGGTGGAGCTCTTCCGGCTCCGGGACGGCGACGAGATCGAGCTGGTCACCGCGAGTGGGGTCCGTCGGCTGGACGAGGACGGCGGGCTGCTGCGCTTCATCGACGACGGGCAGCGCGCGCACTACCTGATCGGCGATGCGGACAGCGGCCCCGAACGCCCCTCGCACGCGACGGTCAAGTTCGGCATCGTGGCGCCGCACAGCGCGTTCCGCCCGCACGTGCACGGCGCCGAGCACGTGGTGCTGAGCCTCGGGTACGGCAGCTGCACGCTGGTCGAGCGGGGACGTGTCGTGGAGCTGGCGCTCCCGCCGGGGCACTGCGTGCGGATCCCCGCGATGGTGCCGCACGCGTTCGGCAACCGGGCCGGACGGCCGCTGGTCATCGTGGCCGCGAACACCGGGCTGGGCCTCGCCGACGCGAACTACGCGGTGGACGCGAACGAAGCGACGGCACGGGGATGGGACCACGTGGCCGCCGAGCTGCGGTTGCTCAACGGCGTCGGTCCGGCCGGGCTGAGCGGCCGGGAACGCCTCGCGGCCGGCCTGCGGCGGGTGGCCCGGCTGCTCGAGCCGGTGGGGCCGCGGTGA
- a CDS encoding glycosyltransferase: MGITVLVNAGPWLAVPPPGYGGIENVVAALVPELRSRGVRVVLATVGTSTLPVDERIEVFDDGQFAQLQRPFNRVMGVAAAHLHRVVTELRRRDDITLVHDHQEALGPTVLGALGPAAPPVLHTLHWDLGKHPALYGGIEGGGGLWVNGVSFAQLARAPRALRALSVGHVHLSTPLAVGADRRPATRKGDHVVVLGRVTRYKGQDVAARIAHRTGRNVVLAGPVGPCHRSGDLGGADADNPDVRYWREDVEPLVDGTRVRWVGTVAGEERDELVASAAAALFPIDWDEPGGTAVVEALALGTPVVGYRRGCLPELVEHGRTGLLVDPGDEDALAAALDVVGRLDPGECRREAARRFTPARMAERYLRLYDKVLARCGRPPVTAATVPAG; encoded by the coding sequence GTGGGCATCACCGTTCTGGTCAACGCGGGCCCGTGGCTCGCCGTGCCGCCGCCGGGGTACGGCGGCATCGAGAACGTCGTGGCCGCCCTCGTCCCGGAACTGCGCAGTCGCGGGGTGCGGGTGGTGCTGGCGACCGTCGGGACGAGCACGCTGCCGGTCGACGAGCGCATCGAGGTGTTCGACGACGGCCAGTTCGCGCAGCTGCAGCGACCCTTCAACCGGGTGATGGGTGTGGCGGCGGCGCACCTGCACCGGGTGGTGACCGAGTTGCGCCGCCGCGACGACATCACCCTCGTGCACGACCACCAGGAGGCGCTGGGGCCGACGGTGCTGGGCGCGCTCGGTCCGGCCGCGCCCCCGGTGCTGCACACCCTCCACTGGGACCTCGGCAAGCATCCCGCCCTGTACGGGGGCATCGAGGGCGGCGGCGGGCTGTGGGTGAACGGCGTGTCGTTCGCGCAGCTGGCACGCGCCCCGCGGGCGCTGCGCGCGCTCAGCGTCGGCCACGTGCACCTCTCCACCCCGCTGGCGGTGGGCGCCGACCGGCGCCCGGCGACCCGCAAGGGGGACCACGTCGTCGTGCTCGGCCGGGTCACCCGCTACAAGGGCCAGGACGTGGCCGCGCGCATCGCCCATCGCACCGGCCGGAACGTGGTGCTGGCGGGCCCCGTCGGACCGTGCCACCGCTCGGGCGACCTGGGCGGCGCCGACGCCGACAACCCGGACGTCCGGTACTGGCGCGAGGACGTGGAGCCGCTGGTCGACGGCACCCGCGTGCGCTGGGTCGGCACGGTGGCCGGTGAGGAGCGGGACGAGCTCGTCGCCTCGGCCGCCGCGGCCCTCTTCCCGATCGACTGGGACGAGCCGGGCGGCACCGCGGTGGTCGAGGCGCTCGCGCTGGGCACGCCGGTGGTCGGGTACCGGCGCGGCTGCCTCCCGGAACTGGTGGAGCACGGCCGCACGGGCCTCCTGGTCGACCCCGGCGACGAGGACGCGCTCGCCGCCGCCCTCGACGTCGTCGGCCGGCTGGACCCGGGGGAGTGCCGCAGGGAGGCCGCGCGGCGCTTCACCCCGGCCCGGATGGCCGAGCGCTACCTGCGGCTCTACGACAAGGTGCTGGCTCGTTGCGGCCGCCCGCCCGTCACCGCCGCGACGGTGCCCGCGGGTTGA
- a CDS encoding YggT family protein encodes MSAIGALLGTVLLLFQIVLIARAVVDWVAALSSGPEPEWRRTAQRVTHTVTEPVLAPVRRVLPPVRLGSVGIDLAFIVVFVAVVVLRQVVLWL; translated from the coding sequence ATGTCCGCGATCGGTGCACTGCTCGGCACGGTGCTGCTGCTCTTCCAGATCGTGCTGATCGCACGGGCGGTGGTCGACTGGGTCGCGGCCCTGTCATCCGGCCCCGAGCCGGAGTGGCGGCGAACCGCCCAGCGCGTCACGCACACCGTCACCGAACCCGTGCTGGCCCCGGTGCGCCGGGTCCTCCCGCCGGTGCGGCTCGGATCCGTGGGGATCGATCTGGCGTTCATCGTCGTGTTCGTCGCGGTGGTGGTGCTGCGCCAGGTCGTGCTCTGGCTCTGA
- the folP gene encoding dihydropteroate synthase produces the protein MGEAASDLVIRGRRPVRDRALVMAIVNRTPDSFYDRGATFADEPAKAAIDRAVAEGADMIDIGGVAASPGDDVDVEEEIRRVVPTVEFIRERYPDIIISIDTWRHEVGAAACRAGADLMNDAWAGFDPKLIDVAAEFGAGYVCTHTGGREPRAAPVRPEYDDVVSAVLDHTVELAELAASRGVPREGILIDATGFGKNTIDHLALLRAVPRFVATGWPVLMALSNKTFVGETLGVGLGERLAGTLAATTIAAQAGARVFRAHEVEPTRHALEIVASVFDGRPPARASEWIA, from the coding sequence ATGGGTGAGGCGGCGAGCGACCTGGTGATACGCGGGCGCCGGCCGGTGCGCGACCGCGCGTTGGTGATGGCGATCGTGAACCGCACCCCGGACTCCTTCTACGACCGGGGCGCGACGTTCGCCGACGAGCCGGCGAAGGCCGCCATCGACCGGGCCGTCGCCGAGGGCGCCGACATGATCGACATCGGCGGGGTGGCCGCGAGCCCCGGCGACGACGTGGACGTCGAGGAGGAGATCCGCCGGGTCGTGCCCACGGTCGAGTTCATCCGGGAGCGGTACCCGGACATCATCATCAGCATCGACACGTGGAGGCACGAGGTCGGCGCCGCGGCGTGCCGGGCCGGTGCCGACCTGATGAACGACGCGTGGGCCGGGTTCGACCCGAAGCTGATCGACGTCGCCGCCGAGTTCGGCGCCGGGTACGTCTGCACGCACACCGGCGGGCGGGAGCCGCGCGCCGCGCCCGTCCGGCCGGAGTACGACGACGTCGTGTCGGCCGTCCTCGACCACACGGTGGAGCTCGCCGAGCTGGCAGCGTCCAGGGGCGTGCCGCGGGAGGGCATCCTGATCGACGCCACCGGGTTCGGCAAGAACACCATCGACCACCTGGCGCTGCTGCGCGCGGTGCCGCGGTTCGTGGCCACCGGGTGGCCCGTGCTGATGGCACTGTCCAACAAGACGTTCGTCGGCGAGACGCTCGGGGTCGGGCTCGGCGAGCGCCTGGCAGGCACGCTCGCGGCCACCACGATCGCGGCGCAGGCCGGGGCGCGCGTCTTCCGGGCGCACGAGGTGGAACCCACCCGGCACGCGCTCGAGATCGTGGCCAGCGTGTTCGACGGGCGTCCCCCCGCCCGGGCGTCGGAGTGGATCGCCTGA
- a CDS encoding TetR/AcrR family transcriptional regulator gives MSTESRATRGRRAPAPHERQRDPERTKARIIEAATAEFAAKGFAGARVSEIAARAGVNQQLIAYYFDSKEGLYREMGRRWRAHEAETIPDELPIGELIKRYVRASVENLGGRLLAWDGLADTGEDEGEEAQERTARLQHEVEVIRERQRAGELDDRFDPAALHLITMSAANALAVYPHLARGLFGADASSPELVERYAEQLVLLISSIGNNGGAAAGKR, from the coding sequence GTGAGCACGGAGAGCAGGGCGACCAGGGGACGGCGGGCGCCCGCCCCGCACGAGCGGCAGCGCGACCCCGAGCGCACCAAGGCGCGGATCATCGAGGCCGCCACCGCCGAGTTCGCGGCCAAGGGGTTCGCCGGGGCCCGCGTGTCCGAGATCGCCGCGCGCGCCGGGGTGAACCAGCAGCTCATCGCCTACTACTTCGACAGCAAGGAAGGTCTGTACCGCGAGATGGGCCGGCGGTGGCGGGCCCACGAGGCGGAGACGATCCCCGACGAGCTGCCCATCGGCGAGTTGATCAAGCGCTACGTGCGTGCGAGCGTCGAGAACCTCGGCGGCCGCCTCCTGGCCTGGGACGGCCTCGCCGACACTGGCGAGGACGAGGGCGAGGAGGCGCAGGAGCGCACCGCGCGGCTGCAGCACGAGGTCGAGGTGATCCGCGAGCGTCAGCGCGCCGGTGAGCTCGACGACCGGTTCGACCCGGCCGCGCTGCACCTCATCACCATGAGCGCGGCCAACGCACTCGCCGTCTACCCGCACCTGGCCCGTGGCCTGTTCGGCGCCGACGCGAGCTCGCCCGAGCTGGTGGAGCGCTACGCCGAGCAGTTGGTGCTGCTGATCAGCAGTATCGGAAACAATGGCGGTGCAGCTGCCGGAAAGCGCTGA
- a CDS encoding SDR family oxidoreductase — MTVLVTGVHGNIGSRVAAKLVEAGHRVRGSSRRPSAAPEGVEPVELDLTEPRGAAEVLAGVEAVFLYPVRGGSVAPFLEAARKADVQHVVLLSSPAAFEVHEHDRLIGLVHRAVEQAVQDSGLSHTVLYPSWLASNARRDWGEQIRARGRVGIAHPDAQVNPIHIDDVAEVAADVLTRDAHRSRMLVLTGPESVPQRSLVDVLADVRGAPIGIDALTREEALAQRPEWMPEPVLEALLDVAAAAVGVPATVTNTVERVTGHPSRTFREWATAHRHEFV; from the coding sequence GTGACCGTTCTCGTCACCGGCGTGCACGGCAACATCGGCAGCCGGGTCGCCGCGAAGCTCGTCGAAGCCGGGCACCGGGTGCGCGGCTCGAGCCGCAGACCCTCGGCCGCACCCGAGGGCGTCGAGCCGGTGGAGCTGGATCTCACCGAGCCCCGGGGTGCAGCGGAGGTGCTGGCCGGCGTCGAGGCGGTGTTCCTCTACCCGGTGCGCGGCGGCTCGGTCGCGCCCTTCCTGGAGGCCGCCCGCAAGGCCGACGTCCAGCACGTCGTGCTGCTCTCCTCACCCGCGGCGTTCGAGGTCCACGAGCACGATCGCCTCATCGGGCTCGTGCACCGCGCCGTGGAGCAGGCCGTGCAGGACTCGGGCCTCAGCCACACGGTGCTCTACCCGAGCTGGCTCGCGAGCAACGCCCGCCGCGACTGGGGCGAGCAGATCCGCGCCCGCGGGCGGGTCGGGATCGCCCACCCGGACGCGCAGGTCAACCCGATCCACATCGACGACGTCGCGGAGGTCGCGGCCGACGTCCTCACCCGTGACGCCCACCGCAGCCGGATGCTCGTGCTCACCGGGCCGGAGTCGGTGCCCCAGCGCAGCCTGGTCGACGTTCTCGCCGATGTGCGCGGCGCGCCGATCGGGATCGACGCACTCACCCGCGAGGAGGCCTTGGCGCAGCGGCCGGAGTGGATGCCGGAGCCGGTGCTCGAGGCGTTGCTCGACGTCGCCGCGGCTGCCGTCGGTGTGCCCGCGACCGTCACGAACACGGTCGAGCGGGTCACCGGTCACCCGAGCCGGACGTTCCGGGAGTGGGCGACGGCACACCGCCACGAGTTCGTCTGA
- a CDS encoding asparagine synthetase B family protein — MGFVVGPGRTDCPVEVDGWRAAGEVTLHDEPAVRAGLARAGAPAPDGCGDLELLVRSFLRLGGDGLRAANGMFTVALSRNDELVLVRDHVGARTAYYALTPRGWAAGSSLRLLRDHVVPAGFGWRVDLPAVTTFLTFAYLPGSETLVEGVAELLPGRITRLGPGGTVASESFWEPRERIDASMDAPVRLREALERATAARLPTGRPVAVTLSGGIDSSLVTALAAKLHTHPVHTYSISFGDELPNELAYSGLVAAHCGTAHRVLRVDGARVAGRLAETVALLDNPVGDPLTVPNLVLAEAMAADGMAVALNGEGGDPVFGGPKNVPMLMFELHRDDPSPEARAEAYLRSYRKCGEDLPRLLTPAVHAALAGAPSPSRHVRPYLDGPMTAQLNRLLHTNLRTKGAHHILPKVGRLTAAHGIEARAPLFDAAVVDLAFAVPPRLKLVDGQEKWVLKQAVADLLPDTIVHRPKSGMRVPVQQWLRGPLRDLAHDALLSRSSADRGVLRCEVVAGWLAGRGSVHARHGAKLWLVLTLELWLRAHVD; from the coding sequence ATGGGATTCGTGGTCGGCCCTGGCCGGACGGACTGCCCGGTGGAGGTGGACGGGTGGCGTGCCGCCGGCGAGGTCACGCTGCACGACGAGCCCGCGGTCAGGGCAGGGCTGGCGAGGGCGGGCGCCCCGGCGCCGGACGGCTGCGGCGACCTGGAGCTGCTGGTGCGCAGCTTCCTGCGGCTCGGTGGCGATGGGCTGCGCGCGGCGAACGGGATGTTCACGGTCGCGCTGTCGAGGAACGACGAGCTGGTGCTGGTCCGCGACCACGTGGGCGCGCGTACCGCCTACTACGCGCTCACCCCGCGCGGGTGGGCCGCCGGGTCGTCGCTGCGCCTGCTGCGGGACCACGTCGTCCCGGCCGGGTTCGGGTGGCGCGTGGACCTGCCTGCCGTGACGACGTTCCTGACCTTCGCATACCTGCCCGGCTCCGAGACGCTCGTCGAGGGCGTCGCCGAGCTGCTCCCCGGACGCATCACGCGGCTGGGTCCCGGCGGCACGGTCGCATCGGAGTCGTTCTGGGAACCGCGGGAGCGGATCGATGCGTCGATGGACGCGCCCGTCCGGCTGCGGGAGGCGCTGGAACGGGCCACCGCCGCGCGCCTCCCCACGGGCAGGCCGGTCGCGGTGACGCTGTCGGGCGGGATCGACTCGAGCCTGGTCACCGCGCTCGCCGCCAAGCTGCACACCCACCCGGTGCACACGTACTCGATCAGCTTCGGAGACGAGCTGCCCAACGAGCTGGCCTACTCCGGGCTGGTCGCGGCTCACTGCGGCACCGCGCACCGGGTGCTCCGCGTCGACGGCGCACGGGTCGCGGGCCGGCTCGCCGAGACGGTCGCGTTGCTGGACAACCCCGTCGGCGACCCGCTGACGGTCCCCAACCTGGTGCTGGCCGAGGCCATGGCCGCCGACGGGATGGCGGTGGCTCTCAACGGCGAGGGCGGCGACCCCGTGTTCGGCGGGCCGAAGAACGTCCCGATGCTGATGTTCGAGCTGCACCGCGACGACCCGTCCCCCGAGGCGCGCGCCGAGGCGTACCTGCGCTCCTACCGCAAATGCGGGGAGGACCTGCCGCGGCTGCTCACCCCGGCCGTCCACGCGGCGCTGGCGGGTGCGCCGTCGCCCAGCCGGCACGTGCGGCCTTACCTCGACGGCCCGATGACCGCGCAGCTCAACCGGCTGCTCCACACCAACCTGCGCACGAAAGGCGCCCACCACATCCTGCCCAAGGTCGGGCGGCTCACCGCGGCCCACGGGATCGAGGCACGTGCGCCCCTGTTCGACGCGGCCGTCGTCGATCTCGCGTTCGCCGTGCCGCCCCGTCTCAAGCTCGTCGACGGGCAGGAGAAGTGGGTGCTCAAGCAGGCCGTCGCCGACCTGCTGCCCGACACGATCGTGCACCGGCCCAAGAGCGGGATGCGGGTGCCGGTGCAGCAGTGGCTGCGCGGCCCCCTCCGCGACCTCGCGCACGACGCGCTGCTCTCCCGGTCGTCGGCCGACCGGGGTGTGTTGCGCTGCGAGGTCGTGGCGGGCTGGCTCGCGGGGCGGGGGAGCGTCCACGCCCGGCACGGCGCCAAGCTCTGGCTGGTGCTGACCCTCGAGCTCTGGCTCCGCGCCCACGTGGACTGA
- a CDS encoding SCO5389 family protein, protein MSLTVPTALLEKAQQGTVEDEEFVACIRDSLPYAWSMVERLAKELEASGASSAQNTEVPPDERSWGEVFRLVGSDSMRGAVQRHFGVKLAFQNCCRVGLFRPDATAEYEEFISPRAQLLNQKPELLNC, encoded by the coding sequence GTGTCACTGACGGTTCCGACAGCCTTGCTGGAGAAGGCTCAACAAGGGACAGTCGAAGACGAAGAATTCGTCGCCTGCATCCGCGACTCGCTTCCGTACGCGTGGTCGATGGTGGAGCGCCTGGCGAAGGAGCTGGAGGCGAGCGGCGCGTCATCGGCGCAGAACACGGAGGTACCGCCGGACGAACGTTCGTGGGGTGAGGTCTTCCGACTGGTCGGGAGCGACTCCATGCGAGGCGCCGTTCAGCGGCATTTCGGCGTGAAACTGGCTTTCCAGAACTGCTGTCGCGTCGGATTGTTCCGCCCCGATGCAACCGCGGAGTACGAGGAATTCATCTCACCGCGCGCACAGCTGCTGAACCAGAAACCGGAACTGCTCAACTGCTGA
- a CDS encoding TetR/AcrR family transcriptional regulator: protein MPRADVPDQPRQRPGPRTKPAAQRRRDLLDAGLAVFVEKGVAAATLDHVTQRSGVAKGTFYLHFDSKEHLLAALQADFEQRLVERIDTRVAGAGDSWPARLDTWVDAALADYPADHALHDVLFHHPVVLPDDAKGIHAERDLARSLTDLIEGGIEAGAFDTADPPLTAMLLCSALHRAFDRIWHQDEHYEVGRLSAAVRELFRRALRAGQRPDRSSTP, encoded by the coding sequence GTGCCCCGAGCCGACGTGCCCGATCAGCCGCGGCAGCGCCCCGGCCCGCGCACCAAGCCGGCCGCGCAGCGCCGACGCGACCTGCTGGACGCGGGGCTCGCCGTGTTCGTCGAGAAGGGCGTGGCCGCGGCGACCCTCGACCACGTCACACAGCGCTCCGGCGTCGCGAAGGGCACCTTCTACCTGCACTTCGACTCGAAGGAACACCTGCTCGCCGCGCTGCAGGCCGACTTCGAGCAGCGGCTGGTCGAGCGGATCGACACCCGGGTGGCGGGTGCGGGTGACAGCTGGCCGGCGCGGCTGGACACGTGGGTCGACGCCGCGCTCGCCGACTACCCGGCCGACCACGCGCTGCACGACGTGCTCTTCCACCACCCGGTCGTCCTGCCCGACGACGCGAAGGGCATCCACGCCGAGCGCGACCTCGCCCGCAGCCTGACCGACCTGATCGAGGGCGGCATCGAGGCCGGAGCCTTCGACACCGCCGACCCGCCGCTCACGGCGATGCTGCTGTGCAGCGCGCTGCACCGGGCGTTCGACCGCATCTGGCACCAGGACGAGCACTACGAGGTGGGCCGCCTGTCAGCCGCCGTGCGCGAGCTCTTCCGCCGGGCGCTCCGGGCTGGTCAGCGGCCCGATCGGTCCAGCACCCCGTAG
- a CDS encoding AraC family transcriptional regulator, with translation MGSVVRAALFRGLPQLVDHLGGDGAAVLARFHVPGGALDSDDALLTARTAGLLMEAAAAELDSPDFGLRLAEVQDVRILGPLSIALENSATLGEALDCASRFLFAHSPVSRVARIPDPDEVAGVVGLLYESIGEPSQPQAVDHALGLFHRIITQLHDGPYVLRAAHLPHPAVAPVSRYTGFFGADVRFERPAAVLRVPAGLLSAPLPGANSMLRDITLDYLAAHFTDRGRSVGDEVRLLLRRALGTSPVTISSVARPLTMHPRTLQRRLAAESTTFEAILDEVRRESAERLITETDLPLAQVTALVGLTEQSALSRAGRRWFGRSPRELRRG, from the coding sequence ATGGGTTCAGTCGTTCGGGCAGCGCTGTTCCGCGGCCTGCCGCAGCTCGTCGATCACCTCGGCGGCGACGGTGCCGCGGTGCTCGCGCGTTTCCACGTGCCCGGCGGCGCGCTCGACAGCGACGACGCGCTGCTCACCGCCCGGACCGCCGGCCTGCTCATGGAGGCAGCTGCGGCCGAGCTGGACAGCCCGGACTTCGGCCTGCGCCTGGCCGAGGTGCAGGACGTCCGGATCCTCGGACCGCTCTCCATCGCGCTGGAGAACTCGGCGACGCTGGGGGAGGCGCTCGACTGCGCGAGCCGGTTCCTGTTCGCCCACAGCCCGGTGTCCCGGGTGGCGCGCATCCCCGACCCGGACGAGGTGGCAGGCGTGGTCGGGCTGCTCTACGAGAGCATCGGAGAGCCGTCGCAGCCACAGGCGGTCGACCACGCGCTCGGGCTCTTCCACCGGATCATCACGCAGCTCCACGACGGCCCCTACGTCCTGCGCGCGGCCCACCTGCCGCACCCGGCGGTGGCCCCGGTCTCCCGCTACACCGGCTTCTTCGGTGCCGACGTGCGGTTCGAGCGTCCCGCCGCCGTGCTGCGGGTGCCGGCGGGGCTGCTGTCCGCACCGCTGCCCGGTGCGAACAGCATGCTGCGCGACATCACGCTCGACTACCTCGCCGCGCACTTCACCGACCGGGGCCGGAGCGTCGGCGACGAGGTGCGGCTGCTGCTCAGGCGCGCGCTGGGCACGTCCCCGGTCACCATCTCCTCCGTGGCCCGCCCGCTCACGATGCACCCGCGGACGCTGCAGCGCCGGCTCGCCGCCGAATCGACGACGTTCGAGGCGATCCTCGACGAGGTGCGCCGCGAGTCCGCCGAGCGGTTGATCACCGAGACCGACCTGCCCCTGGCGCAGGTGACCGCGCTGGTCGGGCTCACGGAGCAGTCCGCGCTGAGCCGCGCCGGTCGGAGGTGGTTCGGCCGATCCCCGCGCGAGCTCCGTCGCGGATAG
- a CDS encoding formylglycine-generating enzyme family protein, whose product MSSCCPPGRSGAQSPARAAVAVGSARLEGMVELPGGTFRMGTDDPDGFPEDREGPVREVSLEPFAIGAHCVTNERFAEFVDATGYETDAERFGWSYVFARFLPKELRRASPRLEQTPWWCGVTGAQWRHPEGPGSDLGDRWNHPVVHVSWHDAAAFCAWAGARLPTEAEWEYAARGGLDQARYPWGDELTPGGEHRCNIWQGRFPVHDTAEDGFAGTAPVDAYAPNGFGLYNVAGNVWEWCADRFDRTEQNRAMRGGSYLCHESYCNRYRVAARTANTPDSSVGNLGFRVVVS is encoded by the coding sequence ATGTCGTCGTGTTGCCCGCCGGGTCGTTCCGGCGCGCAGTCACCGGCCCGCGCCGCGGTGGCCGTCGGGAGCGCGCGGCTCGAGGGCATGGTCGAGCTGCCCGGCGGCACGTTCCGCATGGGCACCGACGACCCCGACGGGTTCCCCGAGGACCGCGAGGGGCCGGTCCGCGAGGTCTCGCTGGAGCCGTTCGCGATCGGGGCCCACTGCGTCACGAACGAGCGGTTCGCCGAGTTCGTCGACGCCACCGGCTACGAGACCGACGCCGAGCGGTTCGGCTGGTCCTACGTGTTCGCGAGGTTCCTGCCCAAGGAGCTGCGGCGGGCCTCCCCGCGGCTGGAGCAGACGCCGTGGTGGTGCGGGGTGACCGGGGCGCAGTGGCGGCACCCCGAGGGGCCGGGCAGCGACCTCGGCGACCGCTGGAACCACCCCGTGGTGCACGTGTCGTGGCACGACGCGGCGGCGTTCTGCGCCTGGGCGGGCGCGCGGCTGCCCACGGAGGCGGAATGGGAGTACGCGGCACGGGGCGGGCTCGACCAGGCCCGCTACCCCTGGGGCGACGAGCTCACGCCAGGGGGTGAGCACCGCTGCAACATCTGGCAGGGACGGTTCCCGGTGCACGACACGGCCGAGGACGGCTTCGCCGGCACCGCCCCCGTGGACGCGTACGCACCCAACGGCTTCGGCCTGTACAACGTGGCGGGCAACGTGTGGGAGTGGTGTGCCGACCGGTTCGACCGCACCGAGCAGAACCGCGCGATGCGCGGCGGCTCCTACCTGTGCCACGAGTCGTACTGCAACCGCTACCGGGTGGCCGCCCGCACCGCCAACACGCCCGACAGCTCGGTCGGCAACCTCGGTTTCCGCGTCGTGGTGTCCTGA
- a CDS encoding dihydrofolate reductase family protein, with product MRQIWPPEHAGELDDAGLERLYGYPAGRWLAVNFVSSADGAVALHGRARELSNEPDRRVLRLGSDLADVLLVGATTAMVEEFRGVHPDAETAARRERHGLAPIPPTAVVTTGRSLPEDAPVVTEAVVPSFVITTASAPDRKRAAWAAAGATVVIAGEREVDLGLAVDALAAQGLERVDSEGGAQLFGALLAAGLVDELRLTVSPTLVSGIAGRIATGVDIEPARLELLSVVAESDTLMVRYGVLDRSGR from the coding sequence ATGCGCCAGATCTGGCCGCCGGAGCACGCAGGCGAGCTGGACGACGCCGGGCTCGAACGCCTCTACGGCTACCCGGCGGGCCGGTGGCTCGCGGTCAACTTCGTGTCGAGCGCCGACGGGGCCGTCGCGCTGCACGGGCGGGCGCGGGAGCTGTCGAACGAGCCCGACCGGCGGGTGCTGCGGCTGGGCAGCGACCTGGCCGACGTCCTGTTGGTGGGGGCGACCACGGCGATGGTCGAGGAGTTCCGCGGCGTGCACCCGGACGCGGAGACCGCGGCCCGCCGGGAGCGCCACGGGCTCGCGCCGATCCCGCCCACGGCGGTGGTGACCACTGGCCGCTCGCTCCCGGAGGACGCACCGGTCGTCACCGAGGCGGTCGTGCCCTCCTTCGTGATCACCACAGCTTCGGCGCCGGATCGCAAGCGCGCGGCGTGGGCCGCGGCGGGCGCCACCGTCGTCATCGCGGGCGAGCGGGAAGTCGATCTGGGCCTCGCGGTGGACGCGCTCGCCGCACAGGGCCTGGAGCGCGTCGACTCCGAGGGCGGGGCGCAGCTGTTCGGAGCGCTGCTCGCGGCCGGCCTGGTCGACGAGCTGCGCCTCACCGTCTCGCCCACGCTCGTGTCCGGCATCGCCGGCCGGATCGCCACCGGCGTCGATATCGAGCCGGCACGCCTCGAGCTGCTGTCCGTCGTCGCGGAGAGCGACACGCTGATGGTGCGCTACGGGGTGCTGGACCGATCGGGCCGCTGA